A window of Ciconia boyciana chromosome 9, ASM3463844v1, whole genome shotgun sequence genomic DNA:
CTCTGGTGAAACTCAGCTCAGCTctaaaatttgtttttgaaaaatgctttcttcaaaATTCATTCTGTCTGCTTTTAGGCTACTTTTCATTTGAGGAGGGAAaaactttgaataaaaattttacAGTTAAGATTTACATTAGCCTCTTCTGACTTAAGGAGGCtaagcagaaaaaacccaatttaaaataaagaagaaaaattgttagactctattttgtctttttttgaagTTCAAAGATCAAATTCAGACCTGGCCGAAGCATGTGCAAAACACTTTCAGGTTTCCTGTCTCTCAAATCAGAATGTAGCTACTGCAGtagaaacagctgaaatgtttccatgttaattttttaaataaaaagtagctTTTTCATCGACATGAACATTTACCTGCATAGCTGTTTCTGATTAaatgctttgtcttttcttcctcccccccgttttttttttaatgtcaataGCCAATTGATTTCTGGGTCAACCGGATATGTGTTTTCACTATAATAGTTCTTTTTTGCTAAATTCATGACAAATTTGGAGGATGCACTCGTTTTAAAATAATGGCAGGCTGTGTGCATTGGGGAGAAGAACAGGAGTCACGCTTACTtggtttttctccccccttcccatgaaaatatttttggccaTTTCTCTACCAGTTCCACACTTCCGCATCCATTTCTTCTTAAATGTGAAGGATTTTGTCAACCTCGTCCTACCGAAGCGCCTGCTCCGTGGCTCCTTTCCTGCAGTGCTTGAGGCCAGTGCCCCGTTTCCTTACTGCGCTTGATGCTTTGCAGACTTGGAGAGCAGCGAGCACATGTTGTATCCTGCACATGTCCCTTCCAGTGCCCACACACAAACTGCTGTGCCAAGGCCTGTTTACGGATGTCTTTGTGCtttctgccaggcagggagTGCCCTGCTCTTGGCGCGTGGAGAGATTACAGCTGCAAGAACAACCTGACAAATGGATAGAGGGAGATCAGTAATGATCATGGTGTTCCTACAATATTTCCCCATCCAGTTCAGTCCAGCCAGCATTGCTAGTAAGCTCTGCTGTGGCCCTATCGTCGTAATATGCTGCTCTCTGTCGTAATATCCCAGTTCATGGTAGACACTGCTCTGAGTATTGGAGACTGATAGCTTCAGAGGAAGGACTTTTCGAAGTAGATCCTGTGCCTGGGTGAGGGGGATCTAATGGTCAGGCTGATCTCTGAGGGGTTAGCCCATGCGCTGAGTCCCTGGCCTTGGCTCTGTTTCAGGCTCATCTGCCCTTCGCTGTGGTCGGCAGCACGGAGGAGGTGAAAGTCGGGAACAAGCTGGTGAGAGCTCGGCAGTACCCGTGGGGAGTGGTGCAAGGTAAGGCGCTGCGAGCCGGGCACCCGCCGCAAACCTGCCTTGTGCGTGCCCGTGCGCACGCTGGCaccctctccagctctgccctcccgcCGGCACGTGTGCATGAAGGTGCCCTGCGCTGAACGGTGCAGAAATGTCCTGTCCAGCCTTTTGTGGGCTGGCCAATCTTTCCTTTGAATCCCCATTCCTACTGGCAGGTAGTAATGGTCAACGGGAGTCCCTGCATCCAGGGGGCTGTGTTGTGCCCTGTGTGGGACAACAGGTAGAGAGCCTTGGGAGGGGAGTCTCTGGAGTTAATCTGCATATGCTTTAGTGCTCCCCTGCCGTGTGTGCAGTTTGCTGACTTCTCCCTTTGCTTCCATCAGTTGAGAATGAAAGTCACTGTGACTTTGTGAAACTGCGGGAAATGCTGATTCGAGTCAACATGGAGGATCTTCGGGAGCAGACTCACACCCGCCACTACGAGCTGTACAGGAGGTGCAAACTGGAAGAGATGGGCTTCAAGGACACGGATCCAGACAGCCAGCCCTTCAGGTGAGCGGCCTTCACATCTAGCATCAGTTTAGAGCAATAGTTTGGCACTGACATCCCCAAAAAATGGGAGGTTTGTAGGTGGTCTCCACAATGCTGGGCTGGAAAATACTAGCACTGGGTCTGAACTTTGCAGCTGACTTTGGTGGtgttcccttccctgcctgtttGTCTTTAAGCAATGCAGACAGGCCTGCATTTCCCCATCTCTAACTCATTGGTTAATCCAAAGAGTCTGGATTTCGTTTGctttcttccccagcctccAAGAAACATACGAGACCAAAAGGAAAGAGTTCTTGGGCGAGCtccagaagaaagaggaagaaatgagacAAATGTTTGTTAACAAAGTCAAGGAGACGGAGGCagagctgaaggagaaggagagagaggtgGGTGTGCCAAAAACCTGTGAGAGGAGCCCAAAATACAGCCAGCATAGGATGTGGGTCTGGGCAACGTATGAATCCTGGAAAGCACAGGCAGCTCTTGAGCAGACCTCACCAGCCAAAGCACAAATTCACACACACTTCCCCCCACTCAGAGAAGGGGACACGGGgtaatgttttcaaaacagcatcACTGGTTTAGGTGCCTCAGAAACAACAGTCTTCCCCGTCCTGTGCAGTGTGTAGGAGACTCGGCTGCTGCTTGGTGAGTGAAGGGCAATGCAGGACGTTTTGGTGAGCATCCATGTCGGGTAGACTTCACCCCTGGAGGTTCACTGGACAGCAGGGTagaggaggcagctgggctggagtCCCCTGGGTCACTGGTGTGTGGCCACGGGCAGCTACCGTGGTTGGGGAGGAAATAAATGGACCATCTTCAAAACTAGTGAGGAACGCAAGAGCCCGCGATGCCCACAGCCCCATGGCAGGGCTGCAGACGGAGCTGAGACCCTCAGTGCGCTTATCCAGGGCTCGCGCTTTCTCCCGTTTGATACGTGGCGTCAGGCAGAACTGAATATATTGTGTCTTCGCTGCTTTTGGTGAAGAGGCTGTGATTGCCCAGAGGTCAGCTCTGCCGAGGGGCTTCCACGGTGCAGGGGCGCTGGCTGCCGTACCCCGCCGGCTGGTCAGTCTctgtggggtggtggggatTCGTGCGGGAGGTGTGACTGCGGCTCCGGGGGAGCGCGGCCCGACGGTCGTGCTGGATGCGGTGCTCAGAGGGTctgtctcctcccagctgcatGAGAAATTTGAGCACTTAAAAAGGATAcaccaggaagagaaaaggaaggtggaggagaagaggagggagctggaggaagagatGAATGCCTTCAACAGGCGGAAAGTAGCGGTGGAAACCTTGCAGTCCCAATCCTTGCAGGCTACCTCACAGCAGCCGCTGAAGAAggacaaagacaagaaaaagtaaGTGACTGAACTTGAGTCTTTCTCCTCTGCCGCTGGGAAGCTGGGTGTCCGCTCAGACGCTTTAATGTTTGGTCAATTGCTTAGACAGCAAATGGAAAAGGGGATTTTGGAATCCTAATTCCGACCCTTCTGACTCTTTGCCTAAAGCAGAGAAGAGACGGGGTCCACCTGTGCCCGGGCACTGCCCTGGGGAAGTGCTGGTGGCTGCAGGTGGGGGGGATTCACAATTTGGGGCCATTCTGTAAAGGCTGAGAGTCCTGCGGGTTTTGCCCTTGCCTCTGTGACAGCCAGCTCAAGTGATCCTGCGAGCTGTCTGCTCCTGGAGACAGACGGGAAGGTGACTAGAAATAAGCTGCATCTTGTCCCCAGCAGAGCGGAGCGGGGACAATCTTGACACAGTTGTAAGGTCTTACAGATGAGGTCCCCCGTCATGCACTACCTCCCTGTGATCTGTAGGCTTGGGGCCCTCTTTGGAGAGTGctcttactttatttttagaggTAGAGCTGTAAAGAAGGGAACAGCAGCTTAGAGCGAAGGTGCATTGGAAATTCATTAGGGCTCCGTGTGAAATAGGGCTCCAAGACACAGTTCTGCTTACGAGAAAGCTCTTTTCCCCTAAAGGCAGAATTCTTATCTTAGCTTGCTGCAAGTTAATTGACATTGCTGAAGCCAGCAAGAGCATGGAGCGAGGGCATGTAAATAATGCTCTTTCAGCTGCCTGCTTGTGTAATGATAGAGCAGGAATGGGGCAAACAGgtttaagaagaaaaggtgTGGGGGGGTGATCCTGCTTCCATTCAAGCCAGTCTTCAAGGAACACTGGCTAGGGAGCAAAATGAGAAGCACCATCATGCACGCTGGTAGTTCTGTTATTCCAGCATTTTTTGTTACTTCCCCTTGCGTGAAGGAGCTTAAGAGTCTGAACTGCATTCTGTCAAATCCAGAACCGGCCGGTGGCAGTGCTTTCTGAGCCTTTtaatgatgaaaagaaaaaacagaccaTCGAGAGTAGCAACATCCACGTTTGCTCTTGACAGCACAACGTTCGGCTGCACGTTGCTGATGAGATTTTGTGCTCTGtcatttctctgctgtgaaCTGCAGCACTAGAAAAGCTCATTCTGCGTACTGCCATGCTAGTGATTTGTTTCTTCCTATGGAAGATAACAGTGCGTATTATTTAACCTGTTTCCTTGGAATGTAAATGTGTTGGTGTTAAAACCAAAGCACTCTCTTCTGCAGACCTCTCAGCATGCTCTGGGCATGTCCCACCTCATGCACAGAGTCCAAAACgctttgtaaaatatttttctgaaaatataatttaatccAGCTAAACTTGGACGTGAATAAGGGGCTGAATAccagggcagcctggggccCAGGTCTGCTTTGAAGAAGGTGAACACGCCGAGCTGCACGCTGTTAACTTGCACGAGCGATGCCGGTCGCTGGGATGCTCCGGCGGTGACGTACTGTGTGTGCTGGCCAGGCAGAAACGCTGCAGCTTCCCCTCCGC
This region includes:
- the SEPTIN8 gene encoding septin-8 isoform X1, translated to MNTLFNTTFETEEASHYESAVRLRPRTYDLQESNVHLKLTIVDAVGFGDQINKDESYRPIVEYIDTQFENYLQEELKIRRSLFNYHDTRIHVCLYFITPTGHSLKSLDLVTMKKLDSKVNIIPIIAKADTISKSELHKFKIKIMSELVSNGVQIYQFPTDDEAVAEINSVMNAHLPFAVVGSTEEVKVGNKLVRARQYPWGVVQVENESHCDFVKLREMLIRVNMEDLREQTHTRHYELYRRCKLEEMGFKDTDPDSQPFSLQETYETKRKEFLGELQKKEEEMRQMFVNKVKETEAELKEKERELHEKFEHLKRIHQEEKRKVEEKRRELEEEMNAFNRRKVAVETLQSQSLQATSQQPLKKDKDKKN